The following coding sequences lie in one Desulfurella amilsii genomic window:
- a CDS encoding EAL domain-containing protein produces MEQYLMHLSGFFDALKDSSVFGVFVFQEEGKIVFLNKRFAEILGYSDKDEILGKSILEFISPKYSGGGGMSELNSLENIKNIIKRRTQGEVFPIELKTHWFLSKTKADIPVSVFAYTIEYNKKSSGIVLVSDRTKEVSYQKLFFALSQINQLIVRIENKEDLLREICDILVDKVGYTSCAVGYIDETSKLFIQKYTRANTKELQKALKNLTIGVDTSTPHGAGSASQAYHAKKISIIEDVLQKAHMSYWQDYYSYFNIHSVCSIPIMQNNQVKYILYLNDTTPNSFHSDYLHLLEEIQLGLSFALDRFEKQKFLQMTQLAIDSGFEFVIITDENFNIIYANDKALSISDYTKEELLGAHHSIFSSKTHTKEFAKNFYKTLKNGAVYSNFMKFQTKSGKILDFYVNIVPFKQDGKITNYISIGKLIDEKNTIEQLEKILYTDPVTNLPNYRSFQSMVDRFLKRALSKNTIGAVAVINPISFSSINQAFGFEKANEVLRMIGERLRNILYSYDVIAKLESDRFGLIIKDLKTEEDLLVIVSQVLSELSKPYTLFNQSISISFNIGLSLTPKDAATVNELIDKANIALQDAKENGENQIGFFRKDIEEKAFKKLKLKADLERAILNKKFIPFYQPYVDKNKQIVGAEALMRWKKDNTIVSPAEFINYLEETNLIIDAENQLTDSVLKDLKELEKHHKDIPISINLSALSLNQKDLVQSLSSLLNYYNLKPNSLKIEIVERVFFKDFAYMKNLIEELRELGVHFSIDDFGTHYSSLNYLSELDVSFLKIDISFVRKIQTDPKTKNLVAAIIYLAHSLNIKTIAEGVEAKEQFEILKTLDCDYFQGYLFYKPMPKLEFFRALR; encoded by the coding sequence ATGGAGCAGTATTTAATGCACTTAAGTGGATTTTTTGATGCCCTAAAAGACTCCAGCGTATTTGGTGTTTTTGTCTTTCAAGAAGAAGGTAAAATAGTATTTTTAAACAAGCGCTTTGCAGAGATTTTAGGCTATAGTGATAAAGATGAAATCTTAGGCAAAAGCATACTGGAATTCATCTCCCCAAAATACTCGGGGGGGGGGGGGATGAGTGAGTTAAACAGTCTAGAAAACATCAAAAATATCATAAAAAGACGCACTCAAGGTGAAGTATTCCCTATAGAACTAAAAACCCACTGGTTTTTATCCAAAACCAAAGCTGACATACCAGTTTCTGTTTTTGCATACACCATAGAGTACAACAAAAAATCCTCAGGCATTGTCCTTGTATCTGATAGAACAAAAGAGGTTTCCTACCAAAAACTCTTTTTTGCCCTAAGTCAGATAAACCAGCTTATTGTAAGAATAGAAAACAAAGAAGATCTCCTAAGAGAGATTTGCGATATATTGGTTGACAAAGTAGGCTATACCTCTTGCGCTGTGGGCTATATAGATGAGACTTCAAAGCTATTTATTCAAAAATATACAAGGGCAAATACAAAAGAGCTCCAAAAAGCCCTAAAAAATCTAACAATTGGAGTTGATACATCTACACCGCATGGGGCAGGCTCTGCCTCGCAAGCATACCATGCAAAAAAGATCTCTATCATCGAAGATGTATTGCAAAAAGCCCACATGTCTTACTGGCAGGATTACTACAGCTACTTTAATATCCACTCTGTTTGCTCTATACCTATAATGCAAAACAATCAAGTAAAATACATTCTATACCTAAACGACACAACGCCAAACTCATTTCACTCAGACTACCTTCATCTCTTAGAAGAAATACAGCTGGGCTTATCCTTTGCCTTAGATAGGTTTGAAAAGCAAAAGTTTTTGCAAATGACACAGCTTGCCATAGACTCTGGCTTTGAGTTTGTAATAATAACGGATGAGAATTTCAATATTATCTATGCAAACGATAAGGCTTTGTCTATATCAGACTACACAAAAGAAGAACTTCTTGGTGCCCACCACTCAATATTTTCTTCCAAAACCCACACAAAAGAATTTGCAAAAAACTTTTACAAAACGCTAAAAAACGGTGCAGTTTACTCTAACTTTATGAAGTTTCAAACAAAATCAGGCAAAATCTTAGACTTTTATGTTAATATAGTCCCATTCAAACAAGATGGCAAAATAACAAACTATATAAGTATAGGAAAGCTAATAGACGAAAAAAACACAATAGAACAACTAGAAAAGATCCTCTACACAGACCCCGTAACAAACCTTCCAAACTACCGCTCATTTCAGAGTATGGTTGATCGCTTTTTAAAAAGAGCCTTGTCAAAAAACACAATAGGAGCTGTTGCTGTAATAAACCCTATCTCGTTTTCTTCCATAAATCAGGCATTTGGCTTTGAGAAGGCAAACGAAGTCTTAAGAATGATTGGAGAAAGGCTAAGAAATATACTCTACTCTTACGATGTCATTGCAAAGCTAGAATCAGATAGGTTTGGTTTGATAATTAAAGACTTAAAAACAGAAGAAGACCTTCTGGTAATTGTCTCACAGGTGTTAAGCGAGCTTTCAAAGCCGTACACTCTATTTAATCAAAGCATATCTATTTCTTTTAATATAGGCTTAAGCCTAACCCCAAAAGATGCAGCAACTGTCAATGAACTCATAGATAAAGCAAACATAGCCCTCCAGGATGCAAAAGAAAATGGAGAAAACCAGATTGGCTTTTTTAGAAAAGACATAGAAGAAAAAGCTTTTAAGAAGCTAAAGCTAAAAGCCGACTTAGAGCGTGCCATATTAAACAAAAAATTCATACCATTCTATCAGCCCTATGTGGATAAAAACAAACAAATCGTAGGTGCAGAAGCCCTGATGCGCTGGAAAAAGGATAATACAATAGTATCCCCTGCAGAGTTTATAAACTACCTTGAAGAAACAAACCTGATTATAGACGCAGAAAACCAGCTCACAGACAGTGTGCTAAAAGACTTAAAAGAACTTGAAAAACATCACAAAGACATACCCATCTCCATAAACCTCTCCGCTTTGAGCCTAAATCAAAAAGATTTAGTTCAGAGTTTGTCGTCTTTGCTAAACTATTACAACCTAAAACCTAATTCTTTAAAGATAGAAATTGTAGAGCGCGTTTTCTTTAAAGACTTTGCATACATGAAAAACCTCATAGAAGAGCTAAGAGAACTTGGTGTGCACTTTTCCATAGACGACTTTGGCACACACTACTCGTCTTTAAACTACCTATCAGAGTTGGATGTAAGCTTTTTAAAAATAGACATCTCTTTTGTAAGAAAAATACAAACAGACCCAAAGACAAAAAACCTAGTAGCTGCCATTATCTATTTAGCCCACTCGCTAAACATCAAAACTATAGCAGAAGGGGTAGAAGCCAAAGAACAGTTTGAGATACTAAAAACACTAGACTGCGACTACTTCCAGGGTTACCTCTTTTATAAGCCTATGCCTAAGCTTGAGTTTTTTAGGGCGCTTAGATGA